In Bombyx mori chromosome 11, ASM3026992v2, one genomic interval encodes:
- the LOC101736374 gene encoding dipeptidase 1 isoform X2, with protein sequence MTFPGPLPDVAERCGRWAPDSLSASASGSSDEKPTPRRPRWRIALAALVVLAGLCAALALPLALGGGGRATPEQRLTTIRRMLRDSPLVDGHNDLAWNVRKFLHNKIGDFNLSAGLEGLEPWARSRWSHTDIPRLRLGQVGAQFWSAYVPCGARDRDAVQLALEQMDVIKRIVEMNAAHLALVTDAAELLEAHREGRIASLIGVEGGHALGDSLAVLRAFYQLGARYLTVTHTCDTKWARAAGSSGGLTEFGRAVVREMNRLGMVVDLSHAGEETARDALEMSQAPVVFSHSGAAALCNSSRNVPDDLLRMIAANGGVVMINFYAKLVTCGERATVEDVVAHINHVRRVAGVEHVGLGAGYDGIDAPPEGLEDVSRYPHLLAELLRDPDWSEEDVRKLAGMNVVRVLQNVERVRDQWRRAAVLPGEESAGVRRGDCVYGPA encoded by the coding sequence ATGACCTTTCCTGGACCACTGCCCGATGTAGCAGAGAGATGTGGTCGTTGGGCTCCAGATTCACTGTCAGCTTCAGCGTCAGGTAGTTCGGATGAGAAACCCACACCTCGTCGTCCACGTTGGAGAATAGCTTTGGCCGCACTAGTTGTGTTAGCTGGTTTGTGTGCTGCACTAGCATTGCCACTCGCTTTAGGAGGTGGCGGTCGTGCTACACCAGAACAACGGCTCACGACCATACGTCGCATGTTACGAGATTCTCCGCTTGTCGACGGTCATAATGATTTGGCGTGGAACGTTCGAAagtttttacataataaaattggTGACTTCAATTTGAGCGCTGGTCTGGAAGGATTAGAGCCGTGGGCACGTTCGCGCTGGTCGCATACTGATATACCACGATTAAGACTTGGTCAGGTCGGTGCTCAATTTTGGTCGGCATACGTCCCGTGCGGTGCGCGGGACAGAGATGCTGTGCAGTTAGCTTTAGAACAAATGGATGTTATTAAACGAATAGTTGAGATGAATGCAGCACATTTAGCACTCGTCACGGACGCGGCTGAATTATTAGAAGCGCATCGAGAAGGTCGGATAGCGTCATTAATTGGTGTAGAAGGCGGTCATGCTCTTGGAGATTCCCTTGCAGTTTTACGTGCATTTTATCAACTTGGCGCTCGTTATCTAACAGTAACACACACGTGTGACACAAAATGGGCACGAGCAGCTGGTAGCTCTGGTGGTCTTACAGAGTTTGGACGAGCAGTCGTTCGAGAAATGAATAGATTGGGTATGGTTGTCGACTTGTCTCACGCCGGTGAAGAGACAGCGCGTGATGCGTTAGAAATGTCGCAAGCACCGGTGGTGTTTTCTCATTCGGGAGCAGCCGCGTTATGTAATTCATCTAGAAACGTGCCCGATGATTTGTTACGTATGATCGCAGCGAACGGGGGAGTTGTCATGATTAACTTCTATGCAAAACTAGTGACGTGCGGAGAGCGTGCAACTGTTGAAGATGTTGTGGCACATATTAACCATGTTAGACGCGTTGCTGGCGTTGAACACGTAGGCTTGGGGGCGGGCTACGACGGTATTGATGCTCCACCTGAAGGATTAGAAGATGTTTCTCGATATCCCCACTTGCTAGCAGAACTATTACGAGATCCCGATTGGAGTGAAGAAGATGTCCGCAAATTGGCCGGTATGAATGTTGTACGTGTGTTACAAAATGTGGAGCGCGTACGAGATCAGTGGCGGCGTGCTGCAGTTCTTCCTGGAGAAGAATCAGCAGGTGTGCGTCGTGGAGACTGCGTTTACGGACCCGCGTGA
- the LOC101736374 gene encoding dipeptidase 1 isoform X1, whose translation MEPPWELELELRRHIENCACTCDHMGYGNYMDYQIAPAAHACLCRAITSPHAHAAVPEGMTFPGPLPDVAERCGRWAPDSLSASASGSSDEKPTPRRPRWRIALAALVVLAGLCAALALPLALGGGGRATPEQRLTTIRRMLRDSPLVDGHNDLAWNVRKFLHNKIGDFNLSAGLEGLEPWARSRWSHTDIPRLRLGQVGAQFWSAYVPCGARDRDAVQLALEQMDVIKRIVEMNAAHLALVTDAAELLEAHREGRIASLIGVEGGHALGDSLAVLRAFYQLGARYLTVTHTCDTKWARAAGSSGGLTEFGRAVVREMNRLGMVVDLSHAGEETARDALEMSQAPVVFSHSGAAALCNSSRNVPDDLLRMIAANGGVVMINFYAKLVTCGERATVEDVVAHINHVRRVAGVEHVGLGAGYDGIDAPPEGLEDVSRYPHLLAELLRDPDWSEEDVRKLAGMNVVRVLQNVERVRDQWRRAAVLPGEESAGVRRGDCVYGPA comes from the exons AACTATATGGACTACCAGATTGCGCCTGCGGCGCACGCCTGTCTGTGCCGTGCAATTACTTCGCCGCACGCCCAC gctGCTGTTCCCGAAGGCATGACCTTTCCTGGACCACTGCCCGATGTAGCAGAGAGATGTGGTCGTTGGGCTCCAGATTCACTGTCAGCTTCAGCGTCAGGTAGTTCGGATGAGAAACCCACACCTCGTCGTCCACGTTGGAGAATAGCTTTGGCCGCACTAGTTGTGTTAGCTGGTTTGTGTGCTGCACTAGCATTGCCACTCGCTTTAGGAGGTGGCGGTCGTGCTACACCAGAACAACGGCTCACGACCATACGTCGCATGTTACGAGATTCTCCGCTTGTCGACGGTCATAATGATTTGGCGTGGAACGTTCGAAagtttttacataataaaattggTGACTTCAATTTGAGCGCTGGTCTGGAAGGATTAGAGCCGTGGGCACGTTCGCGCTGGTCGCATACTGATATACCACGATTAAGACTTGGTCAGGTCGGTGCTCAATTTTGGTCGGCATACGTCCCGTGCGGTGCGCGGGACAGAGATGCTGTGCAGTTAGCTTTAGAACAAATGGATGTTATTAAACGAATAGTTGAGATGAATGCAGCACATTTAGCACTCGTCACGGACGCGGCTGAATTATTAGAAGCGCATCGAGAAGGTCGGATAGCGTCATTAATTGGTGTAGAAGGCGGTCATGCTCTTGGAGATTCCCTTGCAGTTTTACGTGCATTTTATCAACTTGGCGCTCGTTATCTAACAGTAACACACACGTGTGACACAAAATGGGCACGAGCAGCTGGTAGCTCTGGTGGTCTTACAGAGTTTGGACGAGCAGTCGTTCGAGAAATGAATAGATTGGGTATGGTTGTCGACTTGTCTCACGCCGGTGAAGAGACAGCGCGTGATGCGTTAGAAATGTCGCAAGCACCGGTGGTGTTTTCTCATTCGGGAGCAGCCGCGTTATGTAATTCATCTAGAAACGTGCCCGATGATTTGTTACGTATGATCGCAGCGAACGGGGGAGTTGTCATGATTAACTTCTATGCAAAACTAGTGACGTGCGGAGAGCGTGCAACTGTTGAAGATGTTGTGGCACATATTAACCATGTTAGACGCGTTGCTGGCGTTGAACACGTAGGCTTGGGGGCGGGCTACGACGGTATTGATGCTCCACCTGAAGGATTAGAAGATGTTTCTCGATATCCCCACTTGCTAGCAGAACTATTACGAGATCCCGATTGGAGTGAAGAAGATGTCCGCAAATTGGCCGGTATGAATGTTGTACGTGTGTTACAAAATGTGGAGCGCGTACGAGATCAGTGGCGGCGTGCTGCAGTTCTTCCTGGAGAAGAATCAGCAGGTGTGCGTCGTGGAGACTGCGTTTACGGACCCGCGTGA